A single genomic interval of Lathyrus oleraceus cultivar Zhongwan6 chromosome 7, CAAS_Psat_ZW6_1.0, whole genome shotgun sequence harbors:
- the LOC127104458 gene encoding T-complex protein 1 subunit epsilon, whose product MANIIVCNNLSFSDEEFPEKGRNQCLALCISMNCQEDVLSNVLVNTISSMNVIPKSTLSKFSYQGAPMRFNGFVVKAIDGLKKIVIGEVDLPMKIGPCLIQITFQVMDIHPAYSCLLGRPCIHEVGAVTSTFHQKLKFVKNGKPKPKTKHKVDIDTVEKFQTLRKQEQKYFDDTVQQCKDVGATLVICQWGFDDEANHLLMHRNLPAVRWVGGVELELIAIATGGRTVSRFQELTAEKLGKAGIVREKAFGTTKDRMLYIEHCVNSRVVTIFIHGGNKMIIEETKRSIHDALCVARNLIRNNSIVYGGGSAGIACSIAVEAAADKYPGVEQYAIRAFGDALESIPMALAKNSGLQPIETLSDVKSQQIKDNYPHFGIDCNDVGTNDMREQNIHKAMLSNLICITHYSRPATKHNHNGQQYLLQVHMCIT is encoded by the exons ATGGCTAACATTATTGTCTGTAACAATCTGAGCTTCAGTGATGAAGAATTTCCTGAGAAGGGGAGGAACCAATGTCTGGCTCTGTGCATTTCCATGAACTGTCAAGAAGATGTTTTATCCAATGTGTTGGTTAACACAATCTCTTCTATGAATGTTATTCCAAAGTCTACTTTGTCTAAATTCTCTTATCAAGGTGCTCCGATGAGGTTTAACGGGTTTGTTGTGAAAGCCATTGATGGATTAAAGAAGAttgtgattggagaggttgatctcccgATGAAGATAGGTCCGTGCTTAATTCAGATTACgtttcaggtaatggatattcatCCCGCCTATAGTTGTCTCCTGGGTCGTCCATGTATTCACGAAGTTGGGGCAGTGACGTCAACTTTccatcagaagttgaaatttgtgaaaaatggaAA ACCAAAGCCAAAAACCAAGCATAAGGTTGATATTGACACAGTGGAGAAGTTTCAGACTTTAAGGAAGCAGGAGCAGAAATATTTTGATGACACGGTTCAACAATGCAAGGATGTGGGCGCAACCCTTGTTATTTGCCAATGGGGTTTTGATGATGAAGCAAATCATCTCTTGATGCACAGGAACTTGCCAGCTGTTAGGTGGGTTGGTGGTGTTGAGTTGGAATTGATTGCCATAGCAACAGGTGGAAGAACTGTTTCCAGGTTCCAGGAATTAACTGCAGAAAAGTTAGGAAAGGCTGGTATCGTCAGAGAGAAAGCATTTGGAACAACTAAAGACCGGATGCTGTACATTGAGCACTGTGTTAATTCAAGGGTTGTGACAATATTCATTCATGGAGGTAACAAAATGATCATTGAAGAGACAAAGCGCAGTATTCACGATGCACTATGTGTGGCCAGGAATCTTATTCGCAATAACTCAATTGTGTATGGTGGTGGTTCGGCTGGGATTGCATGCTCTATTGCTGTCGAAGCAGCTGCTGACAAATATCCTGGAGTAGAACAGTATGCCATTAGAGCCTTTGGGGATGCTTTGGAATCTATCCCTATGGCCCTTGCTAAAAATAGTGGTCTCCAACCAATCGAAACATTATCTGATGTGAAGTCTCAACAAATAAAGGATAATTATCCTCACTTTGGCATTGACTGCAATGATGTTGGCACAAACGACATGAGGGAGCAAAACATCCATAAAGCAATGCTATCAAATCTCATTTGCATAACACACTACTCCAGACCTGCTACAAAACATAACCACAATGGTCAACAATACCTATTGCAAGTCCACATGTGCATCACTTAG